In Chromatiales bacterium, the genomic stretch CTGCAGCGCTTCCTGGCCCTCACGGTGAGGTGCATAGCGCCGCCACTCGAACAGGTATTGCTCGCGGAACAGTTGCTCACCGGTGCGCGCATACTGGACCAGCAGGCCGAGCATGGGGAGGAGAAATTCCCGGGTTATTGCCGCCTGTTGCGGACTGGCCGAAAACTCACCGGGAAAGGCCGCCAGGATGGCCGGCGAGAACCAGTCGGCATACCAGTCCGTAACGATCTGCTGACGGTTGCGCCAAAGTTCGCCGGCGAGCTTGTGAAGGTTGATCGACGCACTCATAAACCACAGCGAGGGTACCGCGAATTACGGTATTTCCTTGGGCTGGGCAATATATCACGCGACCAGATGCGACAAGTGTGACCGCGTCGAAGCGCAAGACATCAGTCTTGCACGCCGCTCTCCGTTACAATCCCGCCGGTGAGCGACGACGTATACCGATCATTGCGCTGGATGACTGCGGCCCGGGCTTTTGCGCAGATCGTCTCCTGGATATCGACCATCGTCGTGATGCGGCTGCTCGCTCCCGCAGACTATGGTCTGGTGGCGATGGCCACACTCTTTACCGGATACCTGCTGTTCCTCGGTGACCTCGGGCTGGGCACGGCCCTGATCAGCCGCCGCGAAGCCGACCCGCTGGTGCTTCGCGCTGCCTATGGTGCGTCGATGCTGGCGGGCATCGTCCTCTGCGGACTGATGGCGGGCCTGGCGCCACTGGTTGCCGGCTACTTCCGGAATGACGCGCTCATCCCCCTGGTGCAGGCCAGTGCCCTGCTCTTCCTGGCAATTGGCATCTCTACCGTCCCGCGCGCCCTGCTCGCCATCGACATGCGGTTCCGGGAAATCTCCCTCGCGGGCATGACCTCCTCGCTGATCTCCACGATCACGACGCTGTATCTCGCCTGGGCCGGGTACGGCGCCTGGGCGCTGATTCTCGGCAATCTGGCGGGCAGCTTTGCCCGAGCGCTGCAGATGCAGCTTTACGTAGGCGGCATACCGCGGCCGGTGCTCGCACTTGAACCGCTGCGCGGCTTGTTTCGACTGTCCGGCTTTCTGCTCGCCAACATGACGGTCTGGTACTGGTACACGCAGATTGATGCCTTGATCGTCGGACGAAGACTCGGCGATGCGAGCCTCGGCCTGCTGACCGTCGGCAAGGAACTGGCCTTCATGCCGGTTTCAAAAGTTGTAGAGATCACCAACCAGGTCGCGCTTCCCGCCTTCGCTCGCCTGCAGGATGCACCTGCACAGGTGGCTGACGGCTATGGCAAGTCCCTGCGTCTGTCATCCATCGTGAGCTTCCCGGTACTCTGGGGCCTTGCGCTCACCGCGCAAGACCTGGTGACCGTCGTGCTGGGCGGCAAATGGCAAGCTGCCGTGCTGGTGATACAGATACTGGCCGCCGTCATGCCCCTGCGGCTGACCGGCGCCTTTGCCGCCACCGTACTGCAGGGTATCGGTCGCCCCGAACAGACCTTCTATTACAACCTGAAGACCCTGGTCTTGTCGGCAATCATGTTGCTGGTGAGTACGCGCTGGGGGCTGCCGGGAGTTGCCATCGCATGGGCCATCTCTATTCCGCTCGGCTTTCTGCTTGGCCTGAATGCGGTTGCCAGCTGCATACCGGTCAACCGCTCGCAAATCCTGCGCGAACTGGTCATCGCAGCGCTGCCGGCTTTCGTCATGGGACTTGCGGTACTTGGCTGCCAGGCGCTTTTGCCTGACGCATCTGCCACCTTGCGTCTCGCGATCAGCATCAGCAGCGGTGTGCTGGTCTGGCTGATCGCCGCACGCCTGTTGACACCGGCGCCGTGGCGCGAACTGATACAGGTTGGCGGAAAACTGCTGGGGCTGCGCAAGTCCTGATCTATCCCCGGCGATGCAGGGAATGGTGGACTCTGACCCGAGTGCCTATATGAGCTGATTGATCAGGCGTTGATATTCATCGAGCGTTGCGCTCAGCGAGTAGCGCTGCTGTACAGCCTGCAGGCCACGCTCACCCAGCTCACTGGCCAATCCGGGATTGCCGAGGACCGACGTTATCGCGCCGGCCAGGGCGGCCGGATCGCCGCCGGGCACACTGAGACCACAGCGGGCATCATCAAGCAGACGTGTCGAGCCCTCGTTGGCTGTGGCAACTATCGGCACACCACAGGCCATTGCCTCAAGAAACGACAGGGGCAGACCTTCGGATGAGGCCGCCGACACCAGCAGATCCAGGCTGCTGTAGTGCGCAGCATCGGCAGTATGAAAGCCCAGAAAGTGCCAGTGACGCTGCAGCCCCAACTGATCGCGCAACCGCTCCAGTTCACGCTGATAGGCTGGATCACCCTCACCGGCAACCACAAAGTGCACATTGCCCTGAGCTTTCACCACCAGGGCCGCGGCCTGCAACATCAGCTCATAACCTTTTACCGGATGCAGGTTGCCTACCGCCCCAACGACAACGGCATCTGCAGGCAGTCCCGGCACATTGCGCAGCGCTGCGCCTGCCACCGGCTGAAATGCAGCCGTATCCACGCCATTTGCGATGACCCGTACCCGGTCGGCCTGCAGACCCCAGGCAACCAGCGCCTCCTTGACACCGGCCGATACCGCAACGACATGCACGTGCCCCAGGCCCAGCAACCAGCGCTTGAGGGCACTCATCCTGCCGGGCGCTTCGAAGTCCAGGGCGCCATGAAAGACGGCAATCACCGGTCGGCGCAGGAGCAGACCGGTCAATGCAGCATAAGCAGCTGAACCGAGCAGGTGGACGACCATGATATTCGCGCGCGATTGCCGCATAAGGCCCACGAGGGTCGCCAGCAACCGGCTACTGAAAGAACCTCGTGAAGCAACAAAACGCACTTCAGAGCGAAGCCCGGTGAGCTGCTCCGCAATCCAGCCCGGACCCGGCAATGCGGTCAGGGCGTTTTCGTCACGCTGATCAAAATAACGGACCATCTGGCAAAAGACGGTCTCGGCGCCGCCCGTTCCCGCGACATCGATCAGATGGAAGATCCGCGGCGGAGGACCGGCCACGCCGCGCGTCACGGCTGGCAACCGCAGAAAGGCTGCGACGAACTGTAGGATTCAGCTGCGTACTTGGCCGCTTCATTCTCGGGGCGACGCGAGCGGCACAGCATCGCATCGCTGATTCGGCGGAACCAGGGATAGTCCTGCAGGTGCACGGCTGCATTGCCACGATTGGCGTCAATCAGGATTGTCACGTCACCATGCGCGGCATCGCCGACGACGTGCCAGCCTATTGCGGGGATAGCGAGCGAAAAATCACCTCGCTCGACGGGCAACGGCTCGCCGGTGGTCTGCCACAGTGCTGCATCCGAAGGCAGCGAGAATGCCGCGACCAGCGAACGCAAGGACCACAGGCAACTGGCCGGACCGGAGTAGGAGTCAAGGATTCGCGGCTCGGCACCGCAATAGCCCTGGGTCATCGTCCCGTCGACAACCGCGCCATTGCGCACCAGGAAGCTCCAGGTCAGATCCATGGCCCGGCGTGCCTCACCCGCCGAAACACTGCCCGTATCATCCTGTGCCGCCATCAGCAGCGGCACCGGCGCAGCAGCGCGATAGCAGATACTCCGCCCCATCGCGGGGATCCCGTTCGGCCCGAAAAAATACTTGTACTTCGCGGCGAACGCCGCCAGCGCACCGACCAGAAACTCGTGATCCCACTGTGGGGAAATCTCGCGAATCCAGTACAGCGGATAGTGCATGCCCCAGGCATTGTAGTAATCGACGTGGCCGGCCGGTCCATCGCGAAACCAGCCTTCACCGGCATAGAAGGACTTGAAACGGGCATACCTGCGCTGCGCCTCTTCAAGATCAGCCGGCATACCCAGATCCTGCAGTACGACGTTCACCTGCACGACGAACAGATGCCAGTTGTTGTCGACCGTCTGTTTGCCATTCACGCCGTACAGCCAGCCTGCAACCTGTTGCCGCTCGGCGGGGGAGAAGTCTGCCCACACGGCAGCACGCGACAACCAGAGTGCCAGGGCGATATCCGCCGCCTCGACAATCCGCGATGGGTCGATCACACCCCAATAATCGGGCGAGCGCGGATCCGTGCCGTGCAGGATTCCGGTGCGCAGCAGATCCCGGACATCAACAGCGGCACCCGACGACAGGCTGATATGAGCTTCGCGGCCACCGTGCAACCAGCCGGCCAATAGTGGCGCAATCCGCGAAAACCCCTCGAGACGGGCAAGGCTGCGGTCGCGGACAGCACCTTCACCCATGGGCCAGCCGGGATAGGCCGCTCCCGCACCCCCGCTGTCGCGATAGGTCACAAAACCTTCAACGAAATAGCTGAACAGACCGGCGTAGTCTGCCTCGGTCAGCCCTGCGGCGGGACTGCCGAACGGTGCCAGGCGGGGATCATCGGCCGGGGCCGGAAAATCACCGGCCCCGAACAGGCAGTCACGGATTCTCCATACCCCGAAACCGGTCAGCAATACCGCAGCAACCACCACCAGCAACAGCGCCCGACGCACGTTCATGCCAGACGGCGCGCCGCAATGTGAGCGCTCTGCGGACTACGAAACACCTTGCAACGTCGGCGGATTTGGCCTGACAACCGAAGCGTCAGAATCGCTGCCGATCTGCGCAACACCGGTCGTCCAGCAACCCTGGTCAACTGCCGATCCGGACGAAACGCCGCCGATACGGCCGGCGCCGATACACGGTGATCCGGCCTGCAGCTTGTAGTTGGCCGGCGTATTGGCACCGCGCGACACGAAGAGCGGGTCACTTGCCGCACTGTGTGCCTCGGCACCCCCGGCTGCCGACATCGCACTGCGCCAGGTTGCCAGACTCGTGTACATGTTCGACGCCCAGTTCCGGAACTGGCCGCCGTAGCAGTTGTAATCCAGCACGCCAAACTGTGCCGGATTGTTGTTCCGGTCGGTGATACCGATACCCAGCCAGCCGGTGCTTGCATTCGTATCGACATAGACGATGTTGTTGTACAGGCGCACCAGCCCGTTACTTGCTGATCGCAGATAGAACCCACCCGCATCATTCAGGGAACGGTTCGCATACGCCGTATTGTTGTAGATATACAGGTTGTGTGTCGTAGCCTGATCAACTTCAGCATCGTAGTACTGTGTCACGTTGTAGAAGAAGTTGTTGTGCACATAGGTCGAAAGCCCGCTTGTATTGGCATTGCCACCGAGCCGGCGCGTAGCCGATACGAGGTTGTGGAAATGACAGTAGCGAACGGTCGTTCCACCCGTATAGGTCTTGGCAAACACACCTTCATTGGTGTTGTATATGGTGCAGTATTCGACCAGAAGGCCGCGCGTGCGGTAGATCTTGATACCGCTCGCATTGTAGTCCGCGTGCGGTACATAGGTACCCGTTCCCTGTGCATTGTAGATATCGTGGATTTCGCAATTCCGGACGACAATGCCACTCAAGGATGGCGAGCTGCCACCACTGTAGTCCTCGATGCGTATGCCTTCAGTGTTGTCGATGACACCGTAATTCGGTTCACGCCGCTGATCGATGTCGAAGATTTCGCAGTCTTCAACCACGACATTGCTGTTACCGATCATGATGGCCTTGCGCACCACCCGCTTGATCGTCAGGCCACGTATCGTGACGTACTGATTGAGGGTACCGATGGGCGCCGGAACATAGGTGTTGTAACCACTGCCGTTCCAGGCAGTGATGATCGCCGCGCGCGGTACCACAGACTCAACGACGGTATGCGCGGACGAACTGCCGCCGACGATATTGACCACCGGACGGAGATAGTCGCCCTCGCTGGCACCGGTCGGAGCGACATAGGTTCCGGGCAACAGGCCTATCCGCTTGCCCGAAATCGTCGAACCTTTTGATTGCAGCGCGCTCAGCGCCCAGGGACTGCCCTCGGTACCGGCATTGCTGTTCGAACCGGTCGGGGAAATGTAGTAATCAAACCCCGCCTGCTGGGCAAAAACACGTGCCGGCCGGGCAAGCAGCGCGGCGAAAGGGATAGCGAAGCCGGCCTTGACGACGCTGCGCCGGGAAACGCCGGAAAACGCGGCACCCGGCGTCGAGAAACGATTTCTCTTGCTCAAGAGGGAACTCCTTTTTTGATCAGCCGAACCCAGCCGCTTAAACAGCGCACCCAGCGGCCTGTGTCGCGGTACGGGCAGTATCCCCCGTCCCCCGGGATCCAATGCTGTGGACTATCGCACACTTCGCAACTGTCGGATCGTTATGGAACACCGTCTGGCTGTCACCAAGACGGCTCCGGAGTCTATTATGCGCCCGGTGACGGTATTTTCTCGCCAAACCCCGGCCGGGGAAAGGGTGCTTCTCCGGCAGTTGCTGGTAACTCCTCGTGCCGACGAGTTCACCACTCCCCTGCTCGGGGGCTGGAGCGCATTCGGCTCGGGAACGATGGCGCTTGCTGCAGCGCTTTTCTTCGCAGCTGACCGGCATCAACCGGGGAAGTCGGTGATCCTGCCGGCCTACTCCTGCCCGGATATCGTTGCGGCGGCACTATGCGCCGGTCTGGAACCTGCATTTGCAGATCTCGCGAAAGAGCAGACCGGAATGAATCTCGCTGCGCTGCATAGCTCACGGACTCCCGGATCATCCGTCGCCGTACTCGTGGAGCTCTTCGGCACGCGACATGAAATACCGGCGCATGGGGAAACAGCAGCGGCCTCGCGAATGACCCTGGTTCACGACCGCGCGCAGAGCCTGGCCGGACCAGGAGTGGAAGTGGACTCTGCAGCCGACCTGGTCGTCGTCAGTCGTGGCCGGGGGAAACCGGCAACATTGCTGGGTGGCGGTGCCACCTGGGCAAGGCAGGCCGACGAGTTTTCCGCATTCGCCAACGCGCGCTTCCCGGTCAGCCCCTGGAGCGCGGCGAGTACAGCCCTGCGGGCCGCCCTGTACAATCTCGCCACGCAACCGCTGGCTTTTGGAACGGTGGCACAACTGCCCTTTTTGCACATTGGCGAAACAAGGCTCAGAACGCTGCCTGCGATTACTCGCCTGCCCCGACCATGGCTCGTACACGCCGCCCGGCAGCTGCAGGCACAGCAGTCCGCATGTGCCGCGCGCCGCGCACGCACCCTCGCGATGGCCGAACTGATCCCTGCCAACAGATTCCGGATCCCGTCCGATGCCCTGCAGACAGCTGCCGATGAGGGGCTGAACAGACTGCCCGTCCTGTGCAGTGACGCGGAGCAGGCCGAGTGGCTGATCAGCCGGGGCGCAGCACTGGGCATCTCGCCCATGTACGGCAGAACCCTTCCCGAGTTCCTGGGCATGAGCGCAGCGGATGCAGCCCTGGCTTTCCCGGTTGCCTACCGCTTTTCACGGACCCTGGTGACGCTGCCAACACACGCACGCTGTGGTCCACCAACACGCCAGCGCCTTCGGGAACTGCTCCGTGACGCGCAATAGGTCCCAGGGCAACAAGCGGCTGCCGGGCACCGTGCCGGACGAGGCAGCGCTGAAAGGCATGTATCTCGCCGTTTTCGGCTACCTGTTTCTGACGTTTTCCCGCCTCCATGAATTTGTTCCGGCCCTGAAAATCATCCGGCCGCTGCAGTTTCTGACACTGATAGTCATCGTGCTGTGGTTCAAGCACCGGCCACCGATGCCAAAAAACGAACCACTCATCCGCTGGCAACTGATCTTTCTCGGCGTCATGCTGATTGGCCTGCCCGTCGTGGTGAACCACTTCTGGTGGCTGAACACGGTCGCGGACTTCGTCATGTATCTGGTTGTGTTCTCTGTCGGGCTCGTCGCCGTCTGCCGGTACGCCGTTTACCGGCAGAAAATCCTGCGTTTTCTGCTCCTTGCATTCCTTTTACTGGGCGTATGGGCTCTGACTCACAATGGCGTCGGTCCGCGGGATTGCTGGCTGGAGGACGAAAATGACATTGCCGGTGTGTTCGTCGTCGGCGCCTGCCTCGCCTATGCCATGCGCACGGAATCACCGTCACGAAAATGGCGCTGGCTCGCCATTCTGAGCGGCGGCACCTGCCTCGCCGCACTGATTGCTACGGCCTCGCGGGGCGGCTTTGTCGCGCTGGTGGTAACCGTGGCAACCATCGCCCTGTTTTCCGGCAAGTTCATCCGCACCAGCATCGTCATCATCCTGATCGGCCTCGCCGCCCTGCCCTTTGTACCCGCCTCATACATCGGAGAAGTAAGCTCCATCGAAAGTGGTGCCGAGTCATATGGCAAGACCGAGGGACAGGAGATGGAACGCATCTATACCTGGCGGCGCAGCTGGGAAATGTTTCTCGAGAATCCGGTGATCGGCGTAGGTGCCGGCAACTTCTCCTGGGCCATCAGCAAGTTCGAATCAACCTACAAGGCGCGACTGCAACGTGGAAAACGACGGGCAATCGCCGGCCGTGCTGCGCACTCGATCTACTTCACCCTGCTCCCGGAGCTGGGCGTGGCTGGCACCCTCGCCTATCTGATGATCATGATCAAGGCGGTCCGGCGTGCCCGCAATATGCTGCGTCTTCCTGCCCAGACACCGGAAGACGGCTCGATGCGCATGATTGCCCTGTTTGTCGGACCGGCAATCGTCGGCTACTCGGTCGCCGGCGTATTCATATCGGTACTCTGGTACCCGATGCTATGGCTGCTTGTAAGCCTTGCCATCGTTCTGCATCTGCCAGCCGATACGGCCTCGGACGGGCCCCAGGGGTGAAGCAGCAGCCACTGCGGATATTGCATATCGCGTCCGGCGACCTGTGGGCCGGCGCCGAGGTTGCGATCTTTCATCTGGCCTGCGGGTTGGCTGCTGATGCCGATGTGCAAATCGGGATCGCGCTGCTGAACGATGGTGAGCTCGCGGCGCGTCTGCGCAGCGTCGGCATCCCCGTACATGTCTTCGATGAGCAGCGACACGGGATCTCAAGCCTGCTCCTTCAGGTCCGCAACCTGATCCGGCGGCTCCAGCCACAGATCGTCCACACGCATCGCGGTAAGGAACACCTGCTGGGCGCGCTGGCAGCTGCGCTGGTTCCGGGATGCATATCGCTGCGCACCGTACATGGCGGCATAGAGACCCTTGCCGGACGGCGGCCCGGGTTCCGCGATGTGATCAGGCAGAAACTCGACCGGTTCGTCGCCGGATTTCAGCGTTGTGCGATCGCCGTTTCCGTGCCACTTGAAGCAGAACTCGGCAAGAGTCTGCCAGGAATGCCGATCCGCACGATCGTCAACGGCATCGACCGGAAGGCGATCCAGGCAGCGGCAGCACAGCCCTGCGGGCCTGTCACTCCAGGCCGCATCGGTATCTGCTTTTCCGGACGACTCGTCGCGGTCAAGCGCGTGGATATCTTCCTGGCCGCCGCACGCACCGTGCTCGACGCGCATCCGGGACGCTATGTTTTTTATGTCATTGGCGACGGTCCGCTGCGCGCGCAACTTGAGGCACAGGCGCAAGAACTGCAATTGGGCAGCGATTGCATGTTCACCGGCTTTCTGCCGAATGCCCTGCCCCTGTTGAACAGGATGGGGGTGCTGGTACTGACTTCCGACCATGAAGGCACGCCCATGGTCGCACTTGAAGCACTTGCCCTGGGTGTGCCCGTGGTTGCTCACGCGGTGGGTGGCCTGGTGCCGCTACTCGGTTCGGCGGCACAGGGAAAACTTGTCCGCAGCCAGGACCCAGCCGGGATCGCCAGGAGCATCATCGAAACCGCACCGCCAGACCGGCCGACGCCGGCGGAACGTCACAACCTGTTGCCGCCCGAATACCGGATAGAAAACTGTGTTGCCGCCCATCTCGCCCTGTATCGCGAGCTGCTGGCGGGGACCCCCAAACGCCGCTAACGCAAGCCTGCCACGCGCGCCAGGAAGCTCGCCCCGTCGGCCGCGATATCCTCATGAACCGACAATCGCCGCAGCAGATGGAGATCGCTCCGGGGCTGGTTCCAGCCTGGCACCGTCGTCACAGCCGCACGGTAGACGCTGCGCACGAGCGCCAGCGCCGCCGGCGAACAGTCGCCGTTCGGGTAGCAGAAAATATCCGCCGGCTGCCCGACCATCTGCTCCAGGTGGCGGCGCGATGCCCGCACCTCGTCTTCCAGCTGTACCGGCGTCAGCCCGGGCAATAGCCGCGTATGGCGTCGGCTGTGTGAACCGAACTGCACCAGCCCGGAGTCCCGCATCGCCAGGATTTCGGCCTCGTCGAGCAGATCGCGACTCCCCGCCTCAGCGACGGCCGGCACAAGGGCCTCCGCCGCATCAAGCAGGCTGATCATGGCCGCATCAGACTCGCTCTTGCAGGCGTCGATGACACGATCGATTTGCGCGATATCGGGCGTACCGGCCGGTACAAAGCCGGCGCGCACCAGCAATGCCGACAACCTGGCCGGCAGCAACGCCAGATCGCTGCTACCGAGCCTGCCCAGCAGCTGCGCCAGCCGGTTTGGCCAGAACCGGTAACTGCTGCCAATGAAGTCGGTAACCAGAAACACCGTCGCTGGCACTCCCGCCGCGGCAAGGACTGGCAGTCCATAATCGTAATTGTCACGCCAGCCATCATCGAAGGTGATGCAACAGGCGCGATCCGGCAGCGCGGCACCCGAGGCACGCAGGCTGAGCCAGTCGCCCAGCCCGATCAGCGTAAAGTGCTGCTTCAGCACGCGCAGCTGCATGGCCAGCGTATCCGGACTGACATACATGCCGGGCTGCTCGGTCAGCCGTGCGGGATGATCAGCCGGCAGAATGCGGTGGTAGGTCAGTATCGTGAGCGACGGTCGCGGCCGAGTTCGCCAGACCACGGGTGCTGCCAGACCGAGTGTGCGACGCAGAAGCCTCTTGATGCGTGTTCGGGGCATCATGACTACCAGGGCAGTTTGGGACTGATCAGCGGGCCAAGCCAGTTGGCCATAGGCAACGGCATCCGGCTCCATAGCCTGACCGCCAGCTCGAGACGGGAACGCCCGCCCTGCTGATCCGCAACCGCATCAACACCAGCCGGCGACCAGCAATGCCAGTGGAGCTGCACCGGCTTTGCACCCCACTGGCTCTTGAAGCGGTAGGTTCCCGCGTCCACGCTGCTGCGACCAAAATCGAAGGATGCGCAGCCCCGCGAGAGCGCAAGCTGCAGCAATTCCCAGTACAGGCGCATATTGATGGCCAGGCCCTTGACCTGCCCCAATGTTGCCGCCCACGGCACCTCCATGCCATCACGCCACTGCACGAGGATCGCTCCGGCGACCGGCTTGCCGGCCAGGTAGATCACGACAACCGAAACACGTGATTCCAGGGCCGCGCAGACAGCTGCGAAAAAACGCAGCGGATAGACCGGCGTACCGAGATCGCGCATCACACTGCAGAACACCGGATAGAAGTCCGCCAGCAACTCCGCACCACCGATCCGCACTTGCGGATTTTCCCGTTCAGCACGCCGGATCTGCGAGCGCAGCTTGGACCCCAGGCTCTTCTGCAGCTCTGCAATCGTATCCGGCAGTGGCAGAACCATCGACACCTTGTCGAGGCTTTGCGCCCAGCTGATCGCCGGCATTTGCCGCGCATGACGCAACAGGATGCGTGTCGCGCGACGCTCGCCGGCAAGTCGTTCAACGCCCTGCAGGAGTGCCGCAACGACCGCATCGTCGTCGGCCAGCACACCGCCATAGGTGCAAAACGGCAGCGAGCCCAGACAACGTGTCCACGGCACCAGCCGCTGCTCCACGACCGGCAGCACACCGCACAGTCGGCCATCGGCGCCACGCGCACCGAGAAAGAAGCTGCGTAAACCAAAGCTTGTCGTACCGATACGCACCGCCGCTGCCAGCTGCCATGCACTCGCATCCTTGTGGTCTGTCACATAGGCATCCCAGTCGCCAGGCGGCGTCTGCGCCGTGTCAACGGTCAGCGTGCCGGAACTCACCGCGCCGAGGGCTCCCAGGTAACGATCCGGCGACCACGCAAAAAGGCAATGCCGGCTGCCGCCAGCGCAAGATTCACCTGTACGAAGAAGTAACCGAGGCGCAGCAGCACAAAACGCTGCAGTACGGGCACCCAGTGACAGAGGGTAACCAGCACATAGCCGAGCAGCTGCACGCCAAGTGCGATGGCAAAAAACCGGCTCTGCGGTGCGAGCCAGGCCGAGCAGACCAGCAGCAGCAGCATGCACCACGGCACCAGCCAGCGCATGAGCTTGTGCCCCCACACCTGGAATGAAAACCAGCCGTAGCGAAACGGATTCAGCACCTCTCTCAGACGAGCCATGGCGGTCATGCCGCGCACCGCGGTACGAATCTTGCGCGCGTACTCCTTGCCCGGATCCTTGATGTCGCGATAGATGCCGACCATCCGCGGATCCGAGATCGCGCGGGTCCCGGCGCGCACCGCATACAGCGCACAGGCAAAGTCGCTGGGGATGCCCGCATCCCATCCGCCAAGGATCGAACGCCGAATGGCAAAAAAGGAGCCACTCAGGCCAACCAGCCCCGCCCGTGCGGATTCGAGCCGGCGCAACCACATTTCATATTTCACGTAGGCGCCTTCACCGACCACGCTGCCATCGGCGCTGACAAACCGGTCTTCACTTGATACCGCGCCAACGGACGGATCTGACAGATCCTCGACCAGCACGCGAATACTCCCGGCCGGCAGGTCCGTACCGGCATCCGAGAACACCAGTATTTCGCCTCTGGATGCCGCGATTGCCAGGCCCTGCGCAAACTCCTTGCCGCGGCGCTCATCGGAGCGCACCAGCTTCACTCCGCGCAGCGCATATTCAGCAACGATGGCATCGGAATCGTCATCAGACGCATCCGAGCAGACGATGATCTCGATATCCGGGTAGTCGAGCTCAAGCGCATTATCGAGCTTGTGACGCAGGCGCCGGCCTTCATTCCGGCAAGCGATGATCAGCGAAACCGGCGGCATGAACGCCGGGGATCCGCGTACCGGCGGACGCGCCGGAACCAGTCTCAACAACAGCGGATAAAGCGCATAGCTGTACGCGCAGCCAAAAACTGCCAGCCAGAACAGCGTGCGCAACGCGCCGTGCCTAGAACCAGGTCTGGGGGATAACGATCACGTCGCCCGGCTTGAGTAGCAGGTTCTGGTCCAGGTCACCTGAATCGAGCAGGTCGCCGACCCGGATCTTTGTCTTTGACTCCTTGCCGTTTTCAGTGCGGATCAGTACGGCGCGGTTGGGTGCCGCAAACTCGGTCAGTCCGCCGACCGCGAGCAGCGCATCGAGCACACGCAGTCCGGCATGGTAGGGCACGCCGCTCGGCCGTGTGACCTG encodes the following:
- a CDS encoding O-antigen ligase family protein gives rise to the protein MTRNRSQGNKRLPGTVPDEAALKGMYLAVFGYLFLTFSRLHEFVPALKIIRPLQFLTLIVIVLWFKHRPPMPKNEPLIRWQLIFLGVMLIGLPVVVNHFWWLNTVADFVMYLVVFSVGLVAVCRYAVYRQKILRFLLLAFLLLGVWALTHNGVGPRDCWLEDENDIAGVFVVGACLAYAMRTESPSRKWRWLAILSGGTCLAALIATASRGGFVALVVTVATIALFSGKFIRTSIVIILIGLAALPFVPASYIGEVSSIESGAESYGKTEGQEMERIYTWRRSWEMFLENPVIGVGAGNFSWAISKFESTYKARLQRGKRRAIAGRAAHSIYFTLLPELGVAGTLAYLMIMIKAVRRARNMLRLPAQTPEDGSMRMIALFVGPAIVGYSVAGVFISVLWYPMLWLLVSLAIVLHLPADTASDGPQG
- a CDS encoding glycosyltransferase, producing the protein MKQQPLRILHIASGDLWAGAEVAIFHLACGLAADADVQIGIALLNDGELAARLRSVGIPVHVFDEQRHGISSLLLQVRNLIRRLQPQIVHTHRGKEHLLGALAAALVPGCISLRTVHGGIETLAGRRPGFRDVIRQKLDRFVAGFQRCAIAVSVPLEAELGKSLPGMPIRTIVNGIDRKAIQAAAAQPCGPVTPGRIGICFSGRLVAVKRVDIFLAAARTVLDAHPGRYVFYVIGDGPLRAQLEAQAQELQLGSDCMFTGFLPNALPLLNRMGVLVLTSDHEGTPMVALEALALGVPVVAHAVGGLVPLLGSAAQGKLVRSQDPAGIARSIIETAPPDRPTPAERHNLLPPEYRIENCVAAHLALYRELLAGTPKRR
- a CDS encoding polysaccharide deacetylase family protein; its protein translation is MPRTRIKRLLRRTLGLAAPVVWRTRPRPSLTILTYHRILPADHPARLTEQPGMYVSPDTLAMQLRVLKQHFTLIGLGDWLSLRASGAALPDRACCITFDDGWRDNYDYGLPVLAAAGVPATVFLVTDFIGSSYRFWPNRLAQLLGRLGSSDLALLPARLSALLVRAGFVPAGTPDIAQIDRVIDACKSESDAAMISLLDAAEALVPAVAEAGSRDLLDEAEILAMRDSGLVQFGSHSRRHTRLLPGLTPVQLEDEVRASRRHLEQMVGQPADIFCYPNGDCSPAALALVRSVYRAAVTTVPGWNQPRSDLHLLRRLSVHEDIAADGASFLARVAGLR
- a CDS encoding GNAT family N-acetyltransferase, with the translated sequence MSSGTLTVDTAQTPPGDWDAYVTDHKDASAWQLAAAVRIGTTSFGLRSFFLGARGADGRLCGVLPVVEQRLVPWTRCLGSLPFCTYGGVLADDDAVVAALLQGVERLAGERRATRILLRHARQMPAISWAQSLDKVSMVLPLPDTIAELQKSLGSKLRSQIRRAERENPQVRIGGAELLADFYPVFCSVMRDLGTPVYPLRFFAAVCAALESRVSVVVIYLAGKPVAGAILVQWRDGMEVPWAATLGQVKGLAINMRLYWELLQLALSRGCASFDFGRSSVDAGTYRFKSQWGAKPVQLHWHCWSPAGVDAVADQQGGRSRLELAVRLWSRMPLPMANWLGPLISPKLPW
- a CDS encoding glycosyltransferase, which codes for MRTLFWLAVFGCAYSYALYPLLLRLVPARPPVRGSPAFMPPVSLIIACRNEGRRLRHKLDNALELDYPDIEIIVCSDASDDDSDAIVAEYALRGVKLVRSDERRGKEFAQGLAIAASRGEILVFSDAGTDLPAGSIRVLVEDLSDPSVGAVSSEDRFVSADGSVVGEGAYVKYEMWLRRLESARAGLVGLSGSFFAIRRSILGGWDAGIPSDFACALYAVRAGTRAISDPRMVGIYRDIKDPGKEYARKIRTAVRGMTAMARLREVLNPFRYGWFSFQVWGHKLMRWLVPWCMLLLLVCSAWLAPQSRFFAIALGVQLLGYVLVTLCHWVPVLQRFVLLRLGYFFVQVNLALAAAGIAFLRGRRIVTWEPSAR